A window of the Salvelinus alpinus chromosome 3, SLU_Salpinus.1, whole genome shotgun sequence genome harbors these coding sequences:
- the LOC139570784 gene encoding synuclein-like isoform X2, giving the protein MDYLKKGFSMAKEGAVAAAEKTKAGVEGAAAKTKEGVMYVGNKTKDGMVAGVNTVAQRTTDQANIVGDATVAGANELSQQTVEGMENAAVNSGLVNQEQGEAVALDAKPESDFSQGAEQAGQ; this is encoded by the exons ATGGATTACCTGAAGAAGGGATTCTCCATGGCCAAGGAAGGCGCGGTGGCTGCAGCGGAGAAGACCAAGGCAGGGGTGGAGGGGGCAGCTGCCAAAACCAAGGAGGGGGTAATGTATGTGG ggaacaagacaaaggaCGGAATGGTAGCAGGTGTGAACACAG TGGCCCAGAGAACAACTGACCAAGCCAATATTGTCGGGGACGCAACGGTCGCCGGGGCCAACGAGCTGTCTCAGCAAACAGTGGAAGGGATGGAGAACGCAGCGGTGAACTCCGgattggtgaaccag GAACAGGGAGAAGCTGTAGCTCTGGACGCTAAGCCTGAG AGTGACTTCTCTCAGGGAGCTGAGCAGGCAGGACAGTAG
- the LOC139570784 gene encoding synuclein-like isoform X3, with product MDYLKKGFSMAKEGAVAAAEKTKAGVEGAAAKTKEGVMYVGNKTKDGMVAGVNTVAQRTTDQANIVGDATVAGANELSQQTVEGMENAAVNSGLVNQSDFSQGAEQAGQ from the exons ATGGATTACCTGAAGAAGGGATTCTCCATGGCCAAGGAAGGCGCGGTGGCTGCAGCGGAGAAGACCAAGGCAGGGGTGGAGGGGGCAGCTGCCAAAACCAAGGAGGGGGTAATGTATGTGG ggaacaagacaaaggaCGGAATGGTAGCAGGTGTGAACACAG TGGCCCAGAGAACAACTGACCAAGCCAATATTGTCGGGGACGCAACGGTCGCCGGGGCCAACGAGCTGTCTCAGCAAACAGTGGAAGGGATGGAGAACGCAGCGGTGAACTCCGgattggtgaaccag AGTGACTTCTCTCAGGGAGCTGAGCAGGCAGGACAGTAG
- the LOC139570784 gene encoding gamma-synuclein-like isoform X1 — MDYLKKGFSMAKEGAVAAAEKTKAGVEGAAAKTKEGVMYVGNKTKDGMVAGVNTVAQRTTDQANIVGDATVAGANELSQQTVEGMENAAVNSGLVNQEQGEAVALDAKPEVAGSGSEGSDFSQGAEQAGQ, encoded by the exons ATGGATTACCTGAAGAAGGGATTCTCCATGGCCAAGGAAGGCGCGGTGGCTGCAGCGGAGAAGACCAAGGCAGGGGTGGAGGGGGCAGCTGCCAAAACCAAGGAGGGGGTAATGTATGTGG ggaacaagacaaaggaCGGAATGGTAGCAGGTGTGAACACAG TGGCCCAGAGAACAACTGACCAAGCCAATATTGTCGGGGACGCAACGGTCGCCGGGGCCAACGAGCTGTCTCAGCAAACAGTGGAAGGGATGGAGAACGCAGCGGTGAACTCCGgattggtgaaccag GAACAGGGAGAAGCTGTAGCTCTGGACGCTAAGCCTGAGGTGGCTGGTTCTGGTTCTGAAGGG AGTGACTTCTCTCAGGGAGCTGAGCAGGCAGGACAGTAG